The Dokdonella koreensis DS-123 genome has a segment encoding these proteins:
- a CDS encoding pseudouridine synthase: protein MPAAGLRGGRGGRRGGSRTPLRRAGRERQGASRQPRHGLARVLSKRGICSRSQAAALIVAGRVSVNGTLVRDPEWPTDAQADRLAIDGAAVAAAAPAVYVALNKPRGLVTSAADEQGRPTVYTVFDGADLPWIGPVGRLDRASEGLLLFTNDTAWAAAVTAPSSHLDKTYHVQVDRVPDGALLAALTDGTDVDGERLAVKAATLLRSGRRNAWLEIVLDEGRNRQIRRLLAAFEVGVLRLVRIAIGPVQLGELPKGGWRHLSDAEVAALRPGR from the coding sequence CTGCCTGCCGCCGGCCTTCGAGGCGGCCGTGGCGGCCGCCGTGGCGGAAGCCGCACGCCGTTGAGGCGCGCCGGCCGCGAGCGGCAGGGTGCCTCGCGCCAGCCGCGCCACGGCCTGGCGCGCGTGCTGTCCAAGCGCGGCATCTGTTCGCGCAGCCAGGCCGCCGCATTGATCGTCGCCGGCCGCGTCAGCGTCAACGGCACCCTCGTGCGCGATCCGGAATGGCCCACCGATGCGCAGGCCGACCGCCTGGCCATCGACGGTGCCGCGGTGGCGGCCGCCGCGCCGGCGGTCTATGTCGCGCTCAACAAGCCGCGCGGCCTGGTGACCAGTGCCGCCGACGAGCAGGGCCGGCCGACCGTCTACACCGTCTTCGACGGCGCGGACCTGCCGTGGATCGGGCCGGTGGGCCGGCTCGACCGTGCCAGCGAGGGCTTGCTGCTGTTCACCAACGACACCGCCTGGGCGGCCGCGGTCACGGCGCCGTCCTCGCATCTGGACAAGACCTATCACGTGCAGGTCGACCGGGTACCGGACGGTGCCCTGCTGGCGGCGCTGACGGACGGGACCGACGTGGACGGCGAACGGCTCGCCGTCAAGGCCGCGACGCTGCTTCGCAGCGGCCGTCGCAATGCGTGGCTCGAGATCGTGCTCGACGAGGGCCGCAACCGGCAGATCCGGCGCCTGCTCGCGGCGTTCGAGGTCGGCGTGCTGCGCCTGGTGCGGATCGCGATCGGGCCGGTGCAGCTGGGCGAGCTGCCCAAGGGCGGCTGGCGCCACCTGAGCGACGCGGAGGTTGCCGCGCTGCGTCCGGGCCGCTGA
- the lpxK gene encoding tetraacyldisaccharide 4'-kinase produces MDADRLQRIWYGGAAVPWWLSALTPVYRALRGAHQLPYRLGWRRAQALGVPVIVVGNLTVGGSGKTPLVIALASALRRRGWRPGVVSRGYGGRARVPMLLDAHPDPALVGDEPALIRRRAGVPVAIGRDRVAAARRLLAEGVDVVIADDGLQNPSLARDVEICVIDGDRRFGNGRLLPAGPLREPLARLATLPLRVCNGGQPEAGETPMALQGEQAVNLVDGASRPLADFAGTPVHAIAGIGHPERFFGALRARGIEVLAHAFADHHAYRPEDLAFGDERPVLMTEKDAIKCEVFASGRCWRVPVDACLPPAFEAAVAAAVAEAARR; encoded by the coding sequence ATGGACGCCGACCGGCTCCAGCGCATCTGGTACGGCGGTGCGGCCGTGCCGTGGTGGCTGTCGGCGCTGACCCCGGTCTACCGCGCGCTGCGCGGCGCACACCAGCTGCCGTACCGGCTCGGCTGGCGCCGGGCGCAGGCGCTGGGAGTCCCGGTGATCGTGGTCGGCAACCTCACCGTCGGCGGCAGCGGCAAGACGCCGCTGGTCATCGCCCTGGCATCGGCGCTGCGCCGGCGCGGCTGGCGGCCGGGCGTCGTCAGCCGTGGCTACGGCGGCCGGGCGCGTGTGCCGATGCTGCTCGACGCGCACCCCGATCCTGCGCTGGTCGGCGACGAACCGGCCCTGATCCGCCGGCGCGCCGGCGTGCCGGTGGCCATCGGCCGCGATCGCGTGGCGGCCGCCCGGCGGCTGCTGGCCGAAGGCGTCGACGTGGTGATCGCCGACGACGGGCTGCAGAACCCGTCGCTGGCGCGCGACGTCGAGATCTGCGTGATCGACGGCGACCGCCGTTTCGGCAACGGCCGTCTTCTGCCGGCCGGGCCGCTGCGCGAGCCGCTGGCACGGCTGGCGACCCTGCCGCTGCGGGTCTGCAATGGCGGGCAGCCCGAGGCCGGCGAAACACCGATGGCGCTGCAGGGCGAGCAGGCGGTGAACCTGGTCGACGGCGCCTCGCGCCCGCTCGCGGACTTCGCCGGCACGCCGGTGCACGCGATCGCCGGCATCGGCCATCCCGAGCGCTTCTTCGGTGCGTTGCGCGCGCGCGGCATCGAGGTCCTCGCCCATGCGTTCGCGGACCATCACGCCTATCGGCCGGAGGATCTCGCGTTCGGCGACGAGCGGCCGGTGCTGATGACCGAGAAGGACGCGATCAAGTGCGAGGTCTTCGCCTCCGGCCGCTGCTGGCGCGTGCCGGTCGACGCCTGCCTGCCGCCGGCCTTCGAGGCGGCCGTGGCGGCCGCCGTGGCGGAAGCCGCACGCCGTTGA
- a CDS encoding OPT family oligopeptide transporter codes for MSTAAAPQLTVRAVILSIVLAVILAAANTYLGLFAGMTIASAIPAAVVSMGVLRLLGGGGILENNIVQTGASAGSSIASGVIFTIPALVILGYWDAFKYSWVLAIAGLGGLLGVIFSVPLRRSLIVDQGLAFPEGKAAAEVLKTGENPGQGIRTLGVAATLGGLAKLGAESGLRLFPDAAASAAWVGKGIAYVGTNLSPALLGVGYIVGLNIGIVVLLGGIIGWNVAIPIYSAFFLDSDPALAARLAGASAAEAAGAIWSAQIRYLGVGAMLIGGIWTLISLRKSLFSGIRSGFAATRAGADGIVAETERDIPMKLIAIGLVVFTLPLLALYQNIVGQWSASVPMTIIMIVAGFLFVSVSAYMAGLVGSSNNPVSGITISTILFAAIVLVVLLGRESSIGAVAAIMIGAVVCCAACIGGDNLQDLKAGHIVGATPWKQQVMLAIGAVSSALIMAPILNLLMTAYGVAGAPGSEAFPRPLPAPQANLMASVAKGIFGGQLPWNTIGVGAAIGAVIIAVDSWLKATGKKFRIPVLACAIGIYLPIELMVPIFLGGLLSHIVERRLGGAKNEEEHGRIHRKGMLFAAGLITGEALMGIFIAIPIVVTENKDVLALPASLHFGGWLGLALLAFIAWLLYRYAIRRDPA; via the coding sequence ATGAGCACTGCTGCAGCACCGCAATTGACCGTTCGCGCGGTCATCCTTTCGATCGTGCTGGCCGTCATTCTGGCGGCCGCCAACACCTATCTGGGCCTGTTCGCCGGCATGACCATCGCCTCGGCGATTCCGGCGGCCGTGGTGTCGATGGGCGTGCTGCGCCTGCTCGGCGGCGGCGGCATCCTCGAGAACAACATCGTGCAGACCGGTGCATCGGCCGGCTCGTCGATCGCTTCCGGTGTGATCTTCACGATTCCCGCGCTCGTGATCCTCGGCTACTGGGATGCGTTCAAGTACTCCTGGGTGCTGGCGATCGCCGGCCTCGGCGGCCTGCTCGGCGTGATCTTCTCGGTGCCGTTGCGCCGTTCGCTGATCGTCGACCAGGGGCTGGCCTTCCCCGAGGGCAAGGCGGCGGCCGAGGTGCTCAAGACCGGCGAGAACCCGGGGCAGGGCATCCGTACGCTCGGCGTCGCGGCCACGCTCGGCGGCCTGGCCAAGCTCGGTGCCGAAAGCGGCCTGCGCCTGTTTCCGGACGCGGCCGCTTCGGCGGCCTGGGTCGGCAAGGGCATCGCCTATGTCGGCACCAACCTGTCGCCGGCCCTGCTCGGCGTCGGCTACATCGTCGGCCTCAACATCGGCATCGTCGTCCTGCTCGGCGGCATCATCGGCTGGAACGTCGCGATTCCGATCTACAGCGCGTTCTTCCTCGACAGCGATCCGGCGCTCGCGGCCCGCCTCGCCGGTGCCAGCGCCGCCGAGGCGGCCGGCGCGATCTGGTCGGCGCAGATCCGCTACCTCGGCGTCGGCGCCATGCTGATCGGCGGCATCTGGACCCTGATCTCGCTGCGCAAGTCGCTGTTCTCGGGCATTCGCAGCGGCTTCGCGGCGACGCGTGCCGGCGCCGACGGCATCGTCGCCGAGACCGAGCGGGACATCCCGATGAAGCTGATCGCGATCGGCCTGGTCGTGTTCACGCTGCCGCTGCTCGCGCTGTACCAGAACATCGTCGGCCAGTGGAGCGCCAGCGTGCCGATGACGATCATCATGATCGTCGCCGGCTTCCTGTTCGTCTCGGTCTCGGCCTACATGGCCGGCCTGGTCGGCTCGTCGAACAACCCGGTGTCGGGCATCACGATCTCGACGATCCTGTTCGCGGCGATCGTGCTGGTGGTCCTGCTGGGGCGCGAATCGTCGATCGGCGCGGTGGCCGCGATCATGATCGGTGCGGTGGTGTGCTGCGCGGCCTGCATCGGCGGCGACAACCTGCAGGACCTCAAGGCCGGCCACATCGTCGGGGCGACGCCGTGGAAGCAGCAGGTCATGCTGGCGATCGGCGCGGTGTCCTCGGCACTGATCATGGCGCCGATCCTCAACCTCCTGATGACCGCCTACGGTGTCGCCGGCGCGCCCGGCTCCGAAGCGTTCCCGCGCCCGCTGCCGGCGCCGCAGGCCAACCTGATGGCGTCGGTCGCCAAGGGCATCTTCGGCGGCCAGCTGCCGTGGAACACGATCGGCGTCGGTGCCGCGATCGGCGCGGTCATCATCGCCGTGGATTCCTGGCTCAAGGCCACCGGCAAGAAGTTCCGCATCCCGGTGCTGGCCTGCGCGATCGGCATCTACCTGCCGATCGAGCTGATGGTGCCGATCTTCCTCGGCGGCCTGCTGTCGCACATCGTCGAGCGCAGGCTCGGCGGCGCCAAGAACGAGGAGGAGCACGGCCGCATCCACCGCAAGGGCATGCTGTTCGCCGCCGGCCTGATCACCGGCGAGGCACTGATGGGCATCTTCATCGCGATCCCGATCGTCGTGACCGAGAACAAGGACGTGCTGGCGCTGCCGGCGTCGCTGCACTTCGGCGGCTGGCTGGGCCTGGCCCTGCTCGCGTTCATCGCCTGGCTGCTCTATCGCTACGCGATCCGGCGCGACCCGGCCTGA
- the rfbB gene encoding dTDP-glucose 4,6-dehydratase, which produces MKTLLVTGGAGFIGGNFVHAVLAGGGYRIVNLDALTYAGNPDTLADLERHAGHVFVHGDIGDRERVQALLAEHQPSAIVNFAAESHVDRSIDGPAAFVQTNVVGTLALLECALAYWRALPIDRQDAFRFLHVSTDEVYGSLGPLGRFTEASPYQPNSPYSASKAASDHLVRAFHHTYGLPTLTTNCSNNYGPYQFPEKLIPLMIQKALDGEDLPVYGDGRNVRDWLYVVDHCHAIQRVLEIGRTGEVYNIGGDAERENLEVVGAICALLDARRPLADGRPRRALIRHVADRPGHDRRYAIDASKIRRELGWRPAESFETGIARTVDWYLEHQDWVGRVLDGSYRMERLGGVA; this is translated from the coding sequence ATGAAAACCCTGCTCGTCACCGGCGGTGCCGGCTTCATCGGCGGAAACTTCGTGCACGCGGTGCTGGCGGGCGGCGGCTACCGCATCGTCAACCTCGATGCGCTGACCTATGCCGGCAATCCCGACACGCTGGCCGACCTCGAGCGTCATGCCGGCCACGTCTTCGTGCACGGCGACATCGGTGACCGCGAGCGCGTGCAGGCCCTGCTGGCCGAGCATCAGCCATCCGCCATCGTCAATTTCGCCGCCGAATCGCACGTGGACCGGTCGATCGACGGCCCGGCCGCCTTCGTGCAGACCAATGTCGTCGGCACGCTGGCCCTGCTCGAATGCGCGCTGGCGTACTGGCGCGCGCTGCCGATCGACCGCCAGGACGCCTTCCGCTTCCTGCACGTTTCCACCGACGAGGTCTACGGGTCGCTGGGCCCGCTCGGCCGTTTCACCGAGGCCTCGCCGTACCAGCCCAACTCGCCGTATTCGGCCTCGAAGGCCGCCTCGGACCACCTGGTGCGGGCGTTCCATCACACCTACGGCCTGCCGACGCTGACGACGAACTGCTCGAACAACTACGGGCCGTACCAGTTCCCGGAAAAGCTCATCCCGCTGATGATCCAGAAGGCGCTCGACGGCGAGGACCTGCCGGTCTACGGCGACGGCCGCAATGTCCGCGACTGGCTGTACGTGGTCGACCATTGCCATGCGATCCAGCGCGTGCTGGAGATCGGCCGCACCGGCGAGGTCTACAACATCGGCGGCGACGCCGAGCGCGAGAACCTGGAGGTCGTCGGGGCGATCTGCGCGCTGCTCGATGCGCGCCGCCCGCTGGCCGACGGCCGTCCGCGCCGGGCCCTGATCCGCCACGTCGCCGACCGGCCGGGACATGACCGCCGTTACGCGATCGACGCCTCCAAGATCCGCCGCGAGCTGGGCTGGCGGCCGGCCGAGAGCTTCGAGACCGGCATCGCGCGGACCGTGGACTGGTATCTGGAGCACCAGGACTGGGTCGGGCGCGTGCTCGACGGCAGCTACCGGATGGAACGCCTCGGCGGCGTGGCCTGA